Proteins encoded in a region of the Diabrotica undecimpunctata isolate CICGRU chromosome 10, icDiaUnde3, whole genome shotgun sequence genome:
- the LOC140452231 gene encoding uncharacterized protein, with amino-acid sequence MYDDFAEAIMTQASEFQEKDSNWALQEILFLDVNINKFSTVSASAYINLPSQIKRKGAILNIQNKDSMCFAYCVMAAIFPANGDPTKPESYPPCDTLLNFDGIGFPVKLKDINKFEILNNISVNVYGLQSYFKENKMQYEVVGLLHYTQQRKLTHVNLLLISDNNQSHYCLITDLYRLVKTQKTKYDGKQYFCDGCLQTFSTLEKLKNHQENDCLHISTILPTSELRVNKCGETLPSNILKFINIEKTSQHPFVIYADFESILKPIHHCDPSDGQSYTIKVAEHQPYSFCFYLKCFFDDSLSRLETYQGEDAAKVFVQKLDALAINLYQNHLKHIKPMVSLTREENKNFQNAIKCSICQKSFSSFDKRVQDHDHLTGLYRGAAHNSCNLNFKVPNFIPILFHNLTNYDCHMFIKELTTNGKYLSAIAQTKEKYITFSKSVLVHNSDDSKKHNVYLKLRFVDSFKFLAKSLDKLSQTLESSQCNEIRKYFPGEKEFDLMRRKGVFPYTYIDSYIKLEEKHLPSKEKFYDNLRGEHITTEDYNRAQEVWDHFNCQSMGDYGVLYLKSDVLLLADIFENFRKVCLKEYKLDPAHYVTAPSLTWDAMLKYTDIELQLLTDVDMVHFFKKGIRGGVATCTKRMGIANNRFLSNFDPTKPETYIMYLDATNLYGAAMSQPLPWGNFRWLNEQEIDQFNVFNIDDDGEKGYVLEVDLHYPPNMHDQHNDLPFCPESIVPPKNTDSLILEVQTPNFYDDMNKNLRYFDTSNYSENNQHGVDKTKSILGKMKNEFPNTTIKAFYGTGAKAYCIVADTIVKKAKGVSRHVVKNQLHLNDYVRVVQNKETIFRKMYFFRSEMHTVYTELQNKV; translated from the exons ATGTATGATGACTTTGCTGAAGCGATAATGACACAAGCATCAGAGTTCCAGGAGAAAGATTCCAACTGGGCACTTCAGGAAATTCTATTCCTAGATGTCAACATTAACAAATTCAGTACTGTTTCTGCATCAGCATATATTAATCTTCCATCGCAGATTAAAAGAAAAGGTGctattttaaatattcaaaacaaaGATAGCATGTGTTTTGCTTATTGTGTGATGGCTGCTATATTTCCTGCTAATGGTGATCCAACAAAACCAGAGTCATATCCTCCTTGTGACACACTTCTAAATTTTGATGGTATCGGGTTCCCGGTTAAGTTAAAGGACATTAACAAGTTTgagattttaaacaatatatcaGTTAACGTTTACGGTCTTCAatcatattttaaagaaaacaaaatgcaaTATGAAGTTGTAGGACTACTTCACTATACTCAACAACGTAAACTTACACATGTTAATCTTTTATTAATAAGTGACAATAATCAGAGCCATTATTGTCTCATAACAGACTTGTATCGCTTAGTAAAAACTCAAAAGACAAAATATGACGGAAAACAATATTTCTGTGATGGGTGTCTTCAAACTTTTTCAACCCTTGAAAAGCTGAAAAATCACCAAGAAAATGATTGTTTACACATCTCTACAATACTCCCAACCAGTGAATTGAGAGTTAACAAGTGTGGTGAAACTCTTCCATCCAATATTCTAAAATTTATCAATATTGAAAAGACAAGCCAACACCCGTTTGTAATTTATGCTGATTTTGAGTCGATTCTTAAGCCAATACATCATTGTGATCCATCAGATGGACAATCCTACACAATCAAAGTTGCAGAACACCagccttattcattttgtttctACCTCAAGTGTTTTTTTGATGATAGTTTATCAAGATTGGAAACATATCAGGGTGAGGACGCTGCTAAAGTGTTTGTTCAAAAGTTAGATGCTTTAGCTATTAATTTATACCAGAATCATCTAAAGCATATCAAACCAATGGTGTCTTTGACTAGAGAAGAAAACAAGAATTTTCAGAATGCCATCAAATGCTCCATTTGCCAGAAATCGTTTTCCTCGTTCGACAAAAGAGTTCAAGATCATGATCATCTTACAGGATTATACAGAGGTGCAGCACACAATTCCTGCAACTTAAATTTTAAGGTACCTAATTTTATTCCAATTCTATTTCATAATTTAACAAATTACGATTGCCACATGTTTATTAAGGAATTAACAACTAATGGGAAGTATTTATCAGCTATTGCGCAAACTAAAGAAAAGTATAttacattttcaaaatctgttCTAGTACACAATAGTGATGATTCAAAAAAacataatgtttatttaaaattgaggTTTGTagattcatttaaatttttagcaAAGTCTTTAGATAAATTAAGCCAAACATTAGAGTCTAGTCAATGCAATGAAATAAGGAAATATTTCCCAGGTGAAAAAGAGTTCGATTTAATGCGCCGTAAAGGTGTGTTTCCATATACATATATTGATAGTTATATCAAATTAGAAGAGAAACATCTACCatctaaagaaaaattttatgaTAATTTAAGGGGAGAACATATAACTACAGAAGATTATAACAGAGCACAGGAGGTCTGGGATCATTTTAACTGCCAATCTATGGGGGATTATGGAGTGCTGTATTTAAAATCAGATGTACTTCTACTAGCTGACatatttgaaaattttagaaaGGTATGTCTCAAAGAGTACAAATTGGATCCTGCACATTATGTTACAGCCCCATCTCTAACATGGGATGCTATGTTAAAATATACCGATATCGAGCTTCAGCTTTTAACGGATGTTGATATGGTACACTTTTTCAAAAAAGGGATCAGAGGAGGCGTGGCTACCTGTACGAAACGTATGGGTATTGCAAACAACAGATTTTTAAGTAATTTCGATCCAACAAAACCGGAAACGTACATAATGTATCTAGATGCCACTAATCTCTACGGTGCCGCCATGAGCCAACCTCTTCCTTGGGGAAATTTTAGATGGTTAAATGAACAAGAAATTGAccaatttaatgtttttaatattgatgatGATGGTGAAAAGGGGTATGTGTTGGAAGTAGACTTGCATTATCCACCCAATATGCATGATCAGCATAACGACTTACCATTTTGCCCCGAGTCAATAGTACCACctaaaa ATACTGATTCGCTCATTCTAGAAGTACAAACACCAAACTTTTATGATGATATGAACAAAAATCTACGTTACTTTGATACATCTAATTATTCGGAAAATAATCAACATGGGGTAGACAAGACAAAGTCAATTCTTGGAAAGATGAAAAATGAATTTCCAAACACCAccattaaagcattttatggtaCTGGAGCTAAAGCTTATTGTATTGTGGCTGATACAATTGTGAAAAAAGCAAAAGGTGTTTCCAGACATGTTGTTAAAAACCAACTACATTTAAATGATTACGTAAGAGTTGTACAAAACAAAGaaacaatatttagaaaaatgtatttttttaggtCAGAAATGCACACTGTTTACACCGAATTGCAAAATAAGGTATGA
- the LOC140452232 gene encoding uncharacterized protein has protein sequence MEILHVTGQPFNDNTIEDYQFHTYQPYIPGKLGYNDEIRISVQDLDSLTFPANSFLYIEGKLATHDNKTPTKIKFINNSIAYLFRELRFELNGVIIDSVRDVGLVSSIKNYLSLNENQSLLLENAGWFPKMSRMENNSEVPKNNVLVDSNGNFNVCIPLRLLSGFFEDFRKIIMNMKQELILIRSNDDIDAVVSEDETERPKIDITKLYWEVPHVTPSIREQLRLNKISHTNQELPIKFRSWQMIEYPALNNSTRHTWSVRTSTKIETPRHIVVAFQNNRKSKLTKDMSKFDHCTLKNIKVFLNSERYPYNDLQLDFKTNRFAKLYEMFANFQESYYHMTLNQPIFNPIDFKTIAPLIHIDCSRQKEVIQSGSVVLRIEFETDEPTTSDISAYCLILHEKEFTYNPLTKIVKQL, from the coding sequence ATGGAAATTCTTCACGTTACTGGTCAACCTTTTAATGATAACACTATTGAAGATTATCAGTTCCACACTTATCAACCCTACATTCCTGGAAAATTGGGATACAATGATGAAATTCGTATTTCAGTACAAGATTTGGATAGTTTGACGTTTCCAGCAAATAGTTTTCTCTATATTGAGGGCAAATTAGCCACACATGATAATAAAACACcaaccaaaataaaatttattaataatagtaTAGCTTACTTGTTTCGTGAACTACGTTTTGAATTAAATGGGGTAATAATTGACTCAGTACGTGATGTAGGATTAGTATCAAGTATTAAAAACTATCTTAGCCTTAACGAAAATCAAAGCTTGCTATTGGAAAATGCTGGTTGGTTTCCGAAAATGAGTAGAATGGAAAATAATAGTGAAGTCCCTAAAAACAATGTTTTGGTGGATTCAAATGGAAACTTTAATGTGTGTATACCTTTAAGATTATTATCCGGATTTTTTGAAGATttcagaaaaattattatgaacatGAAACAAGAATTGATACTTATTCGATCAAATGATGATATTGATGCAGTAGTAAGCGAAGATGAGACTGAGCGTCCAAAAATTGACATTACTAAATTATATTGGGAGGTACCACATGTAACTCCTAGTATTCGAGAACAGTTGCGACTAAACAAAATTTCACATACAAACCAAGAACTACCTATTAAATTTCGAAGTTGGCAAATGATTGAATATCCAGCCCTAAATAACTCTACACGTCACACATGGTCAGTGCGGACTAGTACCAAAATAGAAACTCCACGACACATTGTTGTTGCTTTTCAAAATAACAGAAAATCAAAATTAACAAAAGATATGAGTAAATTTGATCATTGcactttaaagaatattaaagtGTTTTTAAATTCTGAAAGGTATCCCTATAATGATCTTCAACTAGATTTTAAGACTAATAGGTTTGCCAAACTATatgaaatgtttgccaatttccaGGAGAGTTATTATCACATGACCTTAAACCAACCCATATTTAATCCAATTGACTTTAAAACAATTGCTCCACTTATACACATTGACTGCTCTCGTCAAAAAGAAGTAATTCAATCCGGATCTGTTGTGCTTCGTATAGAATTTGAGACAGATGAACCAACAACCTCTGATATCTCAGCCTATTGTCTAATACTTCACGAGAAAGAATTCACATATAACCCTCTaacaaaaattgtgaaacaattgtaa